The Chroicocephalus ridibundus chromosome 8, bChrRid1.1, whole genome shotgun sequence genome includes the window AGGCACGTTAAGTGAAAACGCATCAGTATTTCGGAAAGTAATCAGCAAGTAGCTGGATTCTAGAAAACAGTACTCTCAACCTTCGATCTCGAGTATTAAGAGACCCTAGATCTCTTAGGAAAATGtccaattaaattaaattgtaaaataataattagtCTTATAAGAGGGACAAGTGTATTAAGGAACATACAGAGGTACGGCAGTATGTTTAGTATACGTAGAAAGCGCATTCTGGTGAAATACAAGAACTGGGTTGACGGTTTAAGACGTGCCTAAGGAATTCTCTAACTGcatttggaatattttaaatgagTAGTTTCCTCCGTGAAAGAAGTCGGACAATCTGTCATTTACCATACTTGGATATTCAGCTTCGAAACTCCTTTAACAAGGAACGGCGCCATGGCCGAGCCCTCTGGAAGCTGGCTGTGGGGAAACGGAGGGGAAGGTTGGCGGTGGTGCAAGAGCAGTTCAGGAAGCAATATGAGGGACCCTTTGCTGTGCACCGAAGGTGGCCATGTCCGCTCAGATGAAGGTGTTGCACACGACCTGGTTTTCATGGGCATCAGAGTAGAGTTGGTCAAGTGGAAGCAGCAGCCAGTCTCCAGGAAGCCAGGAGACCTCTCCTCTGCGGCAGAGGCATGGCACAGGCACAGTGGCCACCGCTGTGTTCAGTCTGAGCTGACCACGAGGAGTCCAGAGAAGAGGCAGATAggctgtgtcctgtcactggagaagggaagaagcaAATTTCAGTGGTGCTTCATGTCGTGTTTTATCCCACATTCCAGTACCCCGATGTCTGAGGTCCTGTCAGTGGAGTCAAGAAAAGTTGAGCTCAAATCAtactgtttcttttcagctgctgtgACACAAGAGGGGGTGGAAGAACTATGGCATGGGGCAAAACATGCTGGTTTTTCTCTTGGGGATCTCAGTTCACAGTTCGCTGACACCCACGATTAGGATCAGCAGATATCTTGGGACGTGAAATCATGGGCCAGACGATCTCAGCAGGGCTTCCCCCGCACAACAGACCAAACTCTCAGCCCCTACTATGTTTGCTCTGGAACCTATGTACCCTGTAACAGTCTGTGAAGAGAGTAAGGAATTAACAGACAGACCTTTTCTACAGAGAagggtgattttattttttaacacagcaGTTGGACTACATGGCACTGTCACATTGAGAGTATTTATAGTTAAATAAACAGACATAGACAAAATCCTTtataataaatgttttataaataaCACCATATCTGCAAGGACTATTCTACTATCATATAAGACTTAATAAGTGTTGAAGTGCAATAAATTCAAAGATTGAGGAAAGATTGTGTATGAAATTGAATTATCTGCATCAATTGTTGGTAAGCATTTAATTTAAAGACTGAATGAAGGAGACACAAGCAAGTGGAAGtagctttgtattttgtattttacaaaatgtGAAGTTTAGACAGCTGGTGTTAATTGTCATTAACTCATTGGCTTCCCTGGAGCCGACGATTTATGCCAGTCCAGGATCTTCCTCTATGCACGGTAATTTTAGTATCTACTTTAGTATCTGTAATTTAGTACAACAACTGGTAGTGTCATTCCAGATGAGTTACAGTAAGGACATAAATGATGGCCATtgctctctttcccctcctctttccagTTCTATTTAATATTTCGTTAAATATTTTAACGCTGTGGACTGTGTTTTCCTCTCCTAAGCGCTTTGGCTGCAAGTGGTGAGTTTCCAACTCTCACAATATGGTTTTCTTATATAATGGAGTCTTCCCTGCAAGTAGATCACAAAGAGGAGACAGATGGTAAACGTAACTTAGCCCGTGCCATGAAGGGCTTATTTATAACTCACAGTAGCCGTAGGACAGCAGGGGCCTCCCGAAAGGAGAAATCACAGAGGAACTAGACTTTGTTTAAAGCCCTGGCTTCGTACCCCTATTGTAGAGAGTAGTGTTCAGGTCAGGAAAATGCTGGTGTTTTTCTGTGCCTCGTGTGAGGATGGTAATCACTCCGCTGACGATCAAGATCTGTGTTTTCTAATGAAGGGGGATTTTGTTATTTAGTGGCAGGGTTTTTTATTTGGTTAAAGCTGCACAATATTTTTCGATCAATTGAGGACTCTGACctcctttcagaaatggaaattaattaaATCTAAGGAGATGGATTTTGGGGCTTGTGAGCCATCAAACCTTCTGTGTGCCCTTAATGGTTTTCTTTGTTCACTTTGATTATTTTGCCTAAAGAAAGGTTTTAGGGATTCTGTGTGAAAAGTTGAAAAAGTGCTATGACCACAACAACTCAAGAGACACTGGAGGTGTTAGCTTGCCCATTTACAGCAAACACATAGGATGCTTGAGAACAGcagtttttttattgtttggtgcgggttttttttcagagtatttgCAATCTGTTGCCTAGTTTCCTACACATTACtggttttgtattaaaatttCCCTTGAAACTTCTTAGAGATCACTCTCTGCATTACAGCCAGTCAAGCCATTCTAGTAACGGCATTTTCTCTTCCGTTCAATTCCAGAGGTAGGACCATTGATCAAAGGATGGACGTTAAGTTTCTCTTCTAGGAAAAGTCTCGGTGTAGACCTCCTCTGAAAGGGGAACTGCAGTCTAGTACTTTCAGTATAAACGTTGTAACACCAGAGATATTTCGTTTAATCATAGGAAAGGTAAaatgtgcaggggaaaaaaaaagaattggtgTCAGGTGAATGCTAGAGTGATGAGACTGGATAGGCAAAGAAAGCCTAGTAACGAGCTGAGTTCATCTTTCATCATGGTTATGGTTGACATTATAATGATTTTTTCGATTTTTTTCTGAGTGGGAAGCTTCAGTGGGGAGCTCTTACAGCTTCTCCTGAGATATGTTGATCTCGGGAAATAAAGGATTGGACAACTTCATAACAGGACAGATCTCTTCTGAAATAAGTACATGTACAAGTAGACCTTTGTTGCCCTAAAAAACAAGCATTACTTGTATTAGATGAACTCTGTGGGAAAATTCTTGTTACAAAAGAAGGATGTATGTACAACTTAAATATATAATTAGTTCCTCTGAAAAGGGTAGGAAGATATcttatttaaaagcagcttttgttAGAAAGTAAAACATGTAAAAGTTCCTTGGGTTGGAAAATTTATTACCACCTCCTTTGTGCAAAGCTACCGGCAGATGATGGAGTCACTGTTCTTCCACGATTTGTAGGTGTCAGGACTTCTTGATTTAGCCAGTTTGGTTTTCTCAGCGACAACGCATCGAATGTGTGGATCCTCTCCTAATGATAAGGCAGATACAAAGGAGCTTCAATCCCCTGCTGTTGTTCCTGAAGCAGTGGCCACAGCTTCACAGACACAAGCCAAAACTCAAggagtgcttctttttttttctgaaaggtacTAAATTGTCCTTACTGGAAATTACTCATCTGGCTTGAGGGGTCCTTGAGGGAGGGTCCCGCTGCTGTCCCTGCTCAAGGTTTAACTGCCCCAGGGAGGGAAGAAAGTGCAAACATGGGTGATATCGTGTTTAGTAATGCCCTGCTGCTTTATAGCCATATCTTTTAGCATCGACGGTGGAGGCAGGATGACTTGCAGATGCAAAATGTCTTAGAGCCAGCTGGCTAGCCTTCAAGCATATTAGGAGTTAGTCATGCCAAGGAACTGGAAAGTAGCCTAAAGTAATAGGAGATATGGCAGTAATCCAAATGGCAGTAATGTACCTGCCATCTTGAGGGCCCACAACCTGTTGGACTGGCACATTTTTGGACATTCAGACAGCAGGAAATTGCAAAGGACATTTCTTCCAACAGTtgcacttttaaagaaaatttcagatttgTTATTTGAGGGTAGGTCTCTCTGCTGTCAGCAGTCTTAGTGGCACTGTCAAGGGGTTCAGGTAATTGGAGCTATCAGGGTCAAGACAAAGGTTTAGCTCAAGAGCTAAATTGCGTTCTCGGACTCGTAAACCTAATCTTCTTCCTACAATTGATTGCACATGATAAGCAAATCAGACTCTGGAATAGTCAGTTTTCAAACGACATTAAGATGAAGCCATATAGAGAGGGTATGTTGCTGCAGTGAAGGTTAGCAGTAACCTTCGTTTGAGGTGTTTAGGTGAAATGGAATTCCTTGTGAAAGATTATCTTTGGGACTTACTGCTCCAGCCCCGTGTGAAGGCTGGAAGGTCTCTATGTCCCAGGCTACTTCGGTGCATGAATTGTACCAACGCATGACGTTCCTTTGTTTTCTGATGGGTTCGTGCAGTAAGCCTTTTATTCAGCTCTGTATTTCAAGTACAAGGCTAAAGGCTATCAGCCACAAGTAGGGAAGAAGAAAtctaaaaagcagagaaacaaaaagagaacagAGGAGAACTTCTCTAAGACCTGCTTAAAAAATGAGGAAGTCAAAGGATTTTAACTAGTTTTGTTACGCTGATCACAATGGGGATTTTACTTACACGCATGAAGTAGGCTAAAGCCTACAAAGACGTGCAAACCCAACTGCACAATATGCAAATGGATATTAAAGTACATGGGGACCTTCAGACCACAAGAATGCTAGTTGAGATATCTGCCTTTCTAGACACAACAGAACTTTCACATGCCATTGCTGATCTGAAACAGTCTAAATGGAAATTAACACTTAGTACTTTTATGTTCATGCGCTCACAAGTGGCAAACTGAACAGCGTCAGTCTACAAATGAGGTATTTGTCAGCTCTGACTTGGGGGGGAATGACTTTCTATACTCATTTGTTGAAAAGGAACTCCCAAGTGTTCTCCTGGACACCTCTGTTGCAGCTGAATTTTAAGAGTTTGGAATTTGTAAATCAGGGCAGGGATTGGTAGCTAAATGCTTGTTTCATATATTGTGactattttcatttggaaaaacatCCCAGGATGTCTAAGAATCTCATCTGATGTGTATAGCTACAGCAGCACCAATGAGCACTGATGACGGTGTATTTTCGAAGAGCTTATATGGCAACAACTCTTAATGttcattatttttaacatcaCATAAAATTTCCCATGTTTATAATCTGTTTGTAATTAAGAAATAGAGAACTTACAGGCTCAGAACTACTAAGAACTTTCTGTATCATGAAAAACCCTGACTACAGTTCCTCTAAACCACCCGTGAGAAGTCCCTTCCAGCAGTAAGCTCCTTTTCTACCCTTTTTACTTTGCGCCTTTGAGTCCGTTTGTTTGCACCATGTTGGACACACTGAGTTTTTAGGCTTGGCTGGGACTCAGGGCATCAGCACGGTGCAGAAGGCAATAGCACCACAGTCATGTCAGGATTTCCTTCCTCCCACGAGCTCCGATACAcctgatgatttaaaaaaaaaaaaaagaggggggaaaaaagaggaaaaggcttGCCCTGAACTTGAAGTGCCTTTCTGTTAGGTTTCTAATACACAgagtaatttaaaatttgtaatgcttttcttttaaaaaatgcagtgcaatTTCCAGCACACAATTAAATGATACAAACGCTTTCTCCAAGGTATGTATGCGGTTTACCTAACTCATTTTGTAGTTTTTAGCACTAGCTTCCCCTAGAGTAgccccaggagaaagaaaagcgTTATTTTGTATTTCCATGTTGGGGGAAGCGCTGAGGGAGTTGCCAGCCAGGCTGCGACTCAAGCAAGAGCGTACACCCAGGCAGGAGATCCATCCAGCTGCATCTCTGAAACGCAGGTTGGTTCCCCCTGGCCACCGGGCCATCTTTCCTCCTCTCAGCCGTATAAAGGCAAAGCAGCATCTCCAGCAGGCCGCGGGGTTTTGGCCTGAGCACTCCACAAACTCGGTGCAACCTGAGCTCGCTGGCTCGTACGCGAGGCTGAAGCGGAGCGGCGGAGGTGCAGAGCACATTCCTTTCTGCTAGCACGAGCAGGGAGGAAACCAGTTTCGTAACACACCAAACAGGGCAGCCAGAGCTTGGCtccaagttatttttctttttttttcttaaatggaaattaaaaccCAATATCTAGGACTATATAGAGGGGTTATGAGCATGAATAGTGAATCATAAGCTTGTTCTTTTAATCACTGTTGCATACTTAGAACCTATTCATGTCCTCAAAGGCCTCAGAGGACCAAATGAAATTGTGATACATCGATTTCAGCCTATGCAATGTTATTTACAGGGAGATGGTTAAAGcatcatttaaaaggaaaaaaaaggaatataactACAACTGTTTCTTTCAGGTAGAAACTGAAAGCAATCTTAAACGTAGCAGGTGCAGAGCACAGCGCAGTAGCCATGAATGACATTGCACAGAAAACTGAGGTATGTACCAATTTTAAAGTAATCAAAGTAGTGTAGTAATTTACAACTGACGCTTGCAAAAAGAGTAATTACAAACAATTGTAAAAGACAAACAATTATACTGTAAGTCTGCTGGTACTGCTGTTATTTTAAGACAATGGAAGGGCGCTTGAAAGTAGCTTAAGGAAACTATCTGATGTGATGGAATCTGTGAAATACATTcttactgttattaaaaaaaaaactgaaggaggaaggcaaaataaaggcaaaaaaatacgAAGAAACTTCAAATGATGTGGGGGAAATTCAGGGCAACATTCACATTTAAttctaaaatgtaaatattagGCTACTTCAAAGATTTCTTCGTAGACTTACTGAGCACCAGGAACAAAAGCAGGAACAAATACTATTGCCTTAGGTGGAAAATATGAAACACGGAATGTTCTCAGCCAGTTTTCTCAGCATTACTGTATGGAGGCATTCCTGCAGTCGTTAAcagtaaaaagagagaaaacttcaCAGTAGTTCTGAAAAGTGGGAACTTCTCTTCCTCACATGCAGAGTCGGCATTGGCAAAGAAGCGTCAGTAGCTGTGTCAATATCACAGTCCTGCAAGTCCAGTGATTTTGACACTTTATAACATAAAATCACTGGACTTCTGAGTTTCTCTCACTATTAAAAAAGTAAGTGTATAATGTACTGGAagttttaaatgaacaaataatactatttatttaaaaaccatATATGGCTGTTGAactgctgcagaagaaaacataGATATTGTATTATATCTCTGTGTCTTTATATCGGTTTTAAATGCTGGGGGTGCAGGTGACTGCTTACGATTGAAAGCACCAATATAGATCcatatctaattttaaaaagccacagtAATTGAAAATGCATATTCACATAGTTCATATAATTATTTATGTAGCTATTTATTACAATTACTTATGGCCTAAGCTTAATACAATGTTAAATGTTGCTTTGGATATTTTAGTATGTATGACTATTTATGAACAAATGCAATGATGGTTAATTGATGATGGCTAGTGGCACGAAGTTCATAATCCCAAACGCACTTCTGTTTTACGTTCTTACATTCTTTCTAATCCAATCTATCAGAATATTTCTGTCCATCtgtttcacctttctttttcttatcttcaTTTCTTCTATATCTTCACCAAGATTCTGCTTTCTTCATCTAAACCCGTCCAAAAATCCTATGTGCCCAAGCTTCACAAGGGTGATGTAAAGGATAAATTTGAAGCTATGCAGaaagcaagggaagaaagaaatcaaaggAGATCTagagatgaaaagcaaagaagaaaagaacaatatGTTAGAGAGAGAGAATGGAACAGGAGAAAGCAGGAGGTTAttgtctttgcaaatattttgtgttattttaatattcaatATTATAAGTGAAAAtcttttcacattattttacGACAATAATACTGGAATTTTATTTAAGGTATAAAGACAGTTTACTTTCTGTGTTTCATCAACTAGATGAAGGAACTgcttggatctgatgaagacgaTGACGCAAAATCatctaaaatagaaaaaggttATGTTCCAAAGCTCATAGGTAAGAGAGAGGCCTGATTTTAAAGCTCACATAATTCACTAGATAAGTATCAGATAATAATTCAGGAACTACTGAACTGTGTATTTCATATTCACAGGAACCGTTAAAGGCAAgtttgcagaaatggaaaagcaaaggcaagaagaagaaagaaaaagaacggAAGAAGAAAGAAAGCGCAGAATTGAACAAGACAtgattgagaaaagaaaaatccaaagagAATTAGCAAAAAAAGCACAGGAGGTATGTTCATCTGATCACAATAGTCAGGATATAACTGTAAACAATCAACACAAGAAAAGTTTTACATTGATCAGAAAGATCTGATCTTAAGATTTATGATAGTGGTGATTTACATGGAAAATGCTTGATGGGACGGAAGTGGGGAATAATGTTCAGAGAATCTTCATCTTCTTTATGGTAACAATTTTTTTAAGCACTAAACTTGAGTTATAGATGAAACCAGGTAGGCATGACCCTGGTAGGAATGCGAATCAGGCAAAAATTTTGGTGTCATAGGCATACAAGAGTTTATAGAATTCACTGAACtaatttaaaagtgtttcttGTATTTTACTGATCCTTACTTTAGACAATTTTTGCTTAGAGATTAGTGCATACAGTTCAGTGATAGATGAACAAAGGCAAGCGAGAACAACTAAGAAACCGCCATCAGCAggcaaaaaagagaagataataaCGTAGTAAAAATCATAAATCACGAAGATTCAGATCATGTTTTATTCCTTTGCTATTTTGTGAATCTTTATTACATATACATGTGAACAGACTCCAACTTTTGGTGATGCCAATAAAGCAAATTTTGTCTTTTGTAGAATTTTGCATTGGGGTATCGTGTTTAATTCCATTTGTAAGTTTTCTTCAGTGCTGCAAATACTGCAGTGAGAGTGAACATCTAAATGACACGGTAGAACCATAAGccaatttttatttaacaaaagaCAGTAGTCcttaattttggtttggttttgttgtaagaagagaaaaacaatgctATAGGAGGAGCCAGTTTTCAACAAGGACTTGGACAGTATTTTCTACTAAGACTTTTAACATTGTTAAAACCAGACTTTTAACTGGAAATGTGCCTAACATATTTCATCTACTCTGAAAGGCAGAAGTACATACCATATAGAATTTTAGAAAGTATGTTAGTTTTTGACAGAAACATACAAAGACACCATAGGAAGCAAATACAGCAATAGGCTTTTTGCAGGAGTTGAGGGAAAGATAATGTCACTTGAATCAGAAACAATCAATTAatttgctttagcttttcttctttttacacaTTTCTGGAATGCTTACATGAAGACTGGACATCTAAAGCACTCGGTTCACCCTGAAGTGTTAAGAATGCGTTAGCATACTTTCTGTATGATGTTTCATGTCGTGTTCCCTCTTCCTCAACAAGCTAACCTACCTGAAGTATTCCAGCAAAGGTTCAATCATTACCATCTCTGTGAATTTAAGTGCTACATACATATCACTGATACAATAAGAATTTCCAGTTCTATGTTTGCAAATCTAAGGCAAAGAGCCAAAGTAATGTAATCATATGAAATTCTCATTTAATAGATTGATGACTTTAACAATACGGGAACTGAATCAGCAGCAGAggtaatcagatttttttaaagaaatgttcacctacatttttattcactttgttTTATTATTGTAATTTGGGCTGGGAAAAGGGCACACAACCACTTCAACCAAGAAGctaacaattttttaaagtatatgaaaCCATATGTCTGTACTTGAAGTGAATTTATTTAAGTCTGCACTGTGAATAGTTTGTGCTTAAAAACATCtaaaatgtaaatattcaaaGCCGCCAGAATGATTTGAGATACACTGGCAATGATACTCTAAGTCCTCTTGCTTTGGAAAGTTGTCATCTTAAAAGCTCTTTGCCTTAAACTTGAAATTACAAGGGGATTCTGTCAATATACAGATGTTTGAACACCTTACTCAGTTCACTGTTTTTTCTAATTGACTAGTTCACCACATGGCTTTGGATTGCTTGAACACCTTActcagttaactttttttttttctttaattcactaATTTACCATATGGATTTGGATTTTAAGTCTTGCAAATAGATGTTTAATTTCAAAAAGCTAGGTCCAAAGATCCTATTGCCTTTCACTAACACAAGAAAATCACATTCCTACTACAGTTTTGGAAAGACAAACAAACATTAGTTTCCAGTTATTTGACAGTATCCCCGTTAATCATggtattttgtggaaaaaaaaaaaaaaaaagggtaacatGTATTTTGACAAGTTGTGAAAAGAGTTTTGAAGCAGCAACATCCTTCAAAAAAATTACTGACAAACTGTATACTGCTCTCTAGAACTACTAGTTTTACTCCAACCGCAGTATATCCTTGACTGGGTAAATACAAGACTGGAACTAGAGCATGGCTACAATTGCTATGCATCCAAAATTTCACCTGTTCTTCTCCAAACCATGACTATTTATAACTATCAGTTAatgaaaatatgtaaagaaaTGAAGGAGCTTGCGAGCAGTTACGTTTAAAATATAATTCAGCCTTGATGCTCTTCAGATGTTACAAGAAAACTAGCGACTGCCTGAGGCAGATAGGTTTATTCTTGTTGGTAATACTCAATGCAAGTAATTCTCTTGGAAGCTTTGGCGCACAAAGGTAAAAACAGACTCATTTCTTAATGAAACTGATATCTAGAAGTCACGCtttatgaaaatataataaatatctTTTTGGACAGGAAGGGGATGATTCACTGCTAGTTACAGTAGTGCCTgtaaaacccaccaaaacacctGGGAAGATGAAAATAAACTTTGAGAACAcaggaaaggagagagcagacCAAAGAGAGAGACAGGATGAAGAAATGAAGCTAAAATATGACGAACAAAAACAATTCCTTAAGGAAACCAAGTGCCTTTCATATGTCATGGTAAACCACTCATCTAAAAATAGCTGAGAAATGAATAGCTATTATGTAAGATAtaactatttcatttttcttacacagggtgaaaataaagagaatgaaACACAAGAGTCTCTGTCTCCGGGTAAGCTGAAAGTAACATTTGAGGAACTTGAAAGACAGAGACAGGAAAATCAAAGGCggcaagcagaggaagaagcGAGACAGCGTTTAGAAGAGGAAAAACGTGCCTTTGAAGAAGCTAGACAGAGAATGGTAAAGACATGTTTTGTTCATCTAGTTACAGAATTTTCACATAGGATATGCTTTTATGTTCTTTCCTGTAtctgattcttttttcttattccttaaCTATATTTCAAGCTGTTGAGAGTCTGAAAATTGCATCACCATTAATTTTCGGCCTTAGTTCTAACTCAGTAACCACACTGGCATAATGCTTTAGACATTCTTTTAGTAAAACCGGGgcatttacatgttttaaatttGCCAGCAATCTTAGCAGGCTTTATACCTACTTTGTAGCACCTTAAGCTGTAAGTTCTCAAGTAGACAATTAGCTGTCTGTTTTGTTCTTAGATAGTGCTTCAGATGTTTCAGAAACCAGttttttttgatgaaaacatTCTGTAGTAACAGAATGCTATTTCTTACTcccatatttatttataaatacaataGATAAATACATCAATTACAACTTtcctcttatgaagaaagggaaaacagacaGGTCAGCTCTCTTGTATGTATTGACATAAATAACAATATACTAGGAACTACTAGATGAAGCCCCAGATTGTCAGAAGTGTAGCTCAGAATTCCTGTTTTACGTTACTTGCAAGGCTGCCTCCAAACGTGTTCTTTATCATAAGCCAGACTTATTCTACATCAACTATAAACAGACCTCACTATAGTTTGTTCTTTGAGCACACTAAAGGAATCAGACACTTAGGATTAACATAAGATATACCAGATAGTTTAGTTCTGTATTTCCTCACTGTACTccatttccaaaagcattttttaagttCTGTATTTAAATATCTTTCCCTTGTACAATCATGATCACTATGACTTGGTTAATTCACATACAAAGAAGATTAATGAGAAATGAGATTTTAATCTTCCGTGAaatcttcaaaaatattatttctaggaATTTCCTAACTTAAAAAGAGTATAATTATGAATGGGCATTCTTGGACAAACAGCTCGAGATCACTATGTTGACTGTATTTCAAAAACATTCAGGAAACTGATAttctccaagaaaacaaaaaacaaaccccagaaccCCCAGAAAGCTGAAACACTTACATTCCCAGCTGGTCCAAACTGAGAGGGTTCTAGGTTTAGGCAGATACACAAATTGTAGTTTACTCCTTTATCTCCACCTCCAATAAATCACTTCACCTTTCTGCACCAGTGACCTTGACATTCTGTCAATAACGcacttttttcttgttatttgggggtgggcaggggatactagtgaaggagaagaaggaagaaaatgaaggagagagAACTTCATGAAGTCACTAGCCATTCTAAATGAAGTTTTGTTCACATTTCCCACCCTTATGTATATGTGTTTATTAACCAAATAATATACTTTAcaaattccttatttctagcatgCAGTTCTATCTGCTGTCAGTGGTCGTCAAAATTTGAAGTTAAAAGTTTTCTTAAAGGAAGAGTTCAGCAGTTAATTTCcttcagttctttcttttttctacacaaattccaaataaaagatttctttaaTTCCCTTAACTGGCCACCCCACGTACCAGTCCCAGGGCTGCTTGCAGTATAGAGAAATCTGGAATACCGATACTCTGACAGGTCCCAATTTCCTCCATAAACAAATAAAGTACTCTGAGATATCTTCTGAAGAtggtttgttcttttgttcttgaTTGCAGTTGGCAAACCCCAGGCTTCCCTTAGCAGATAAGTGTTCACTGGAGACAAGTAACAGTGAGGAGATCAGAGTATCTCAGTTCCCATTCTTCAGTGATGATTAAatgtctaaaaagaaaagaaacaaacatctcAGTCTGGAGTAACAGCAAAACGTTAATAGGTTTAGCTTTGCTATCAAACTCTACagcatttttttaactgataagTGCATTGGTGAAAACAATTTATATGCAAACAAAAAGGCTTGATGGAATAAAGGTCTATGAAAGTGATGTAAAGAAAGTGAATAGGGAGCGATTTACAATAAAGGATCCAACCCTGAGACCATAAAATATGTACTTAATTGTTCAGCCTTTTCCTGATAACACGTTGTTCTTTGAATTACACACTCAAAGGATCTTTAAAAATTATAGAAGCTGCATAGAGGACACTGAAATATGTTCGTTTTTTCCCTCGCCTGGCTAAAATTGAGACTAAAATGTTTCTTACCAAACTCTTCATACAATTTtcctccaggaggaaaaaaaaattataaaagatcAGAAAGGAATTAATGGAGTATTTATTTACTAGAAAGAATATCTTTATGTTTGTATAAGTCCgttctatttttcctcttcctcttctctgaagATCAATGAAGGTGGTGATGAAGAATCTGAAAATTCTGTTAAAGAATTCCGCCCTAGTAAACTCAGACTCAGTTTTGAGGAGATGGAaagacagaggagagaagaggaaaagaggaaagcagaagaagaCGCAAGACGACGcatagaagaggagaaaagagcatTTGCTGAAGCAAGGAAGAACATGGTATGGCTTTTTTGTTTAGTGTAACTTTTACCTAAGTCTCCAATGAACTAgaaagcagctctgggaagaagcTTTAAATACAGTTAGGAATGCCTGCTTCAGCTCCTTCGTTAATTAGCTCACCTCA containing:
- the NEXN gene encoding nexilin isoform X11 → MRAPAARRDFYGKLQRRSGGRSQGALGSRQPGPRRAAAAGQRSQKLKAILNVAGAEHSAVAMNDIAQKTEILLSSSKPVQKSYVPKLHKGDVKDKFEAMQKAREERNQRRSRDEKQRRKEQYVREREWNRRKQEMKELLGSDEDDDAKSSKIEKGYVPKLIGTVKGKFAEMEKQRQEEERKRTEEERKRRIEQDMIEKRKIQRELAKKAQEIDDFNNTGTESAAEEGDDSLLVTVVPVKPTKTPGKMKINFENTGKERADQRERQDEEMKLKYDEQKQFLKETKCLSYVMGENKENETQESLSPGKLKVTFEELERQRQENQRRQAEEEARQRLEEEKRAFEEARQRMINEGGDEESENSVKEFRPSKLRLSFEEMERQRREEEKRKAEEDARRRIEEEKRAFAEARKNMLEEESETFELSKEYEELIKLKRSGSIQAKNLKSKFEKIGQLSQEEIQKKIEEERAKRRAMDEEIREREAEKFQEDDEVDVRPAKKSEAPFTHKVNMKARFEQMARAREEEEQRRIEEQKLLRMQFEQKEIDAALQKKREEEEEEEGSIINGSTCDDEEDQARSGAPWFKKSLKNTSVVDGEPVRFTVKITGEPKPEVTWWFEGEMLQDSEDYQYIERGETYCLYLPETFPEDEGEYMCKAVNNRGTSASTCILTIETDDY
- the NEXN gene encoding nexilin isoform X6, producing MNDIAQKTEILLSSSKPVQKSYVPKLHKGDVKDKFEAMQKAREERNQRRSRDEKQRRKEQYVREREWNRRKQEMKELLGSDEDDDAKSSKIEKGYVPKLIGTVKGKFAEMEKQRQEEERKRTEEERKRRIEQDMIEKRKIQRELAKKAQEIDDFNNTGTESAAEEGDDSLLVTVVPVKPTKTPGKMKINFENTGKERADQRERQDEEMKLKYDEQKQFLKETKCLSYVMGENKENETQESLSPGKLKVTFEELERQRQENQRRQAEEEARQRLEEEKRAFEEARQRMINEGGDEESENSVKEFRPSKLRLSFEEMERQRREEEKRKAEEDARRRIEEEKRAFAEARKNMQVLDDESPEMFKTFSQESLVPGKLEINFEELLRQKMEEEKRRTEEERRQKLEMEKQEFQQLRQEMGELEEESETFELSKEYEELIKLKRSGSIQAKNLKSKFEKIGQLSQEEIQKKIEEERAKRRAMDEEIREREAEKFQEDDEVDVRPAKKSEAPFTHKVNMKARFEQMARAREEEEQRRIEEQKLLRMQFEQKEIDAALQKKREEEEEEEGSIINGSTCDDEEDQARSGAPWFKKSLKNTSVVDGEPVRFTVKITGEPKPEVTWWFEGEMLQDSEDYQYIERGETYCLYLPETFPEDEGEYMCKAVNNRGTSASTCILTIETDDY